A single genomic interval of Aedes aegypti strain LVP_AGWG chromosome 1, AaegL5.0 Primary Assembly, whole genome shotgun sequence harbors:
- the LOC5576354 gene encoding cytochrome c oxidase subunit NDUFA4, translating into MRGWGFREALKYPLLWPLYGLCIADLSWLTFSATRTLLYNPDVVLDHKNNPEPWQAYREGRYRLWAGTYDYSKLKCKAPIFKDNDVIPVDDGNN; encoded by the exons ATGCGAGGTTGGGGATTCCGTGAAGCATTGAAATATCCATTG TTGTGGCCCCTTTACGGCCTCTGCATTGCCGATCTCTCCTGGCTGACCTTCAGCGCCACAAGGACCCTCCTCTACAATCCGGACGTGGTGCTGGACCACAAAAACAATCCGGAACCGTGGCAGGCCTACCGCGAGGGGCGCTATCGG CTGTGGGCCGGCACCTACGACTATTCCAAACTAAAATGCAAGGCCCCGATCTTCAAAGACAACGACGTGATTCCGGTGGATGACGGTAACAACTAA